A single Limanda limanda chromosome 19, fLimLim1.1, whole genome shotgun sequence DNA region contains:
- the dpm3 gene encoding dolichol-phosphate mannosyltransferase subunit 3 → MTKLQQWLLGVSLVVVAWAVVSFDLLDLNLPYTYREVAWPMPLYLLVSFGCYSLATVGYRLTTFNDCEEAAQELQEQIREAREDLRSKGLKM, encoded by the coding sequence ATGACGAAGCTCCAGCAGTGGCTGCTCGGCGTGTCGCTGGTGGTCGTGGCCTGGGCGGTGGTCTCCTTCGACCTTCTGGACCTGAACCTGCCCTACACGTACCGGGAGGTGGCCTGGCCGATGCCCCTGTACCTGCTGGTGTCGTTCGGCTGCTACTCGCTGGCCACCGTAGGCTACAGGCTGACCACGTTCAATGACTGCGAGGAGGCGGcgcaggagctgcaggagcagatCCGAGAGGCCCGGGAGGACCTGAGGAGCAAGGGCCTGAAGATgtga